In Cryptosporangium aurantiacum, the DNA window GGGATGAGCGTGTCGATGATGATCGCGTCGGGCGGCTCGGTGGCCGCGATCTGGATCGCTTCGGCCTCCGTACCGACCTGATCGACGCGCCACCCCAACGCCTGCAGTTGCAGGGTGAACAGCGCTGCGAGATCCGGCTGGTCCTCCACGATGAGCACCCGCCGGGATCGACCTGTCGCGCCCCCGCCGTCGGTCATACCCTCAGGATTCTGCCGACGGGTGCGATCTCGGGTGCGCCGAAGTTGCGCCCGGGGAGCAGTCGTGTCGCCCGGGTTTCCGATACGTAAGCTACCGGTGAGTAGCGTTCCCTCCCCCGTTTCGGGCTGGCACGATGCCGCCCGGAAGGTAACTCCGCGCGCCATCTGGAGACGGGGAGGTGCGGATGCCGCTGGATCGGCCGACACCACCGCCGGGCTGCACTGATCCCGACCGGTGGACGGATGCCTATCTGATCGCCGAAGCCCACCGGGCTGAGCGCGGGGTCTGCGCGTGCGGTCGTCCGTTACCGTGCATCGCCGCCCAACGGGCCGGCGAAATAATGGCCGACACGATGCGGACCGCCCGCGCGGCCCAGGAGGCTACCCGCGCCGTGATGGCGGCTGCCGAGGCCCGGCGTGCGATCAGTCGCGCGATCACCCAGGAGCTGCCGGTGATCCGGCTCCCCGCTGACGAGGACGTCGCGCCGGTCGGCGCACGGTTCTACCGGCCGCGGCGACGCGACACCGAGGACGCCCGCCCGGCCGCCGCACCGACCGGCTTTGTCGTCCCGGAGCCGGTGGCCTCACCCGCGCCGACCGGAGCCCGCTTCTACCGGGAACGCAAGTCGTCGCGGCGCCGCGGCTGACCTACCCGAGTGCTCAGCGTCTCCCCATACTTCTCTCAGTTTCCCCTCAGCTCGCCGACGCACTGTTGAAACGGTAGAAGCCCCCCGAGGAGGAACAGTGCACAGTTCTGGTGTCCCGCGCACCCGCCGGGCCCTGCGATGAGCGCCGTCGGCGCCCTACTGGGGCTCATCCTCTGGCTGTTCTGGATCGTCCTGATTGCCCGCGTGATCCTGGACTGGTCGGTGGTCCTGGCCGGGCCGCCTGCCTGGGGCGGGTTCCGGGCAAAGGCCATCAACGTCGTCACCCGGATCACCGAGCCGGTCCTCGCGCCGGTCCGTAAGATCGTTCCGCCGCTGCGCGTCGGCGGTATCTCGATCGACCTCGCGTTCATCCTGGTGTTCTTCGCCGTCGTGATCCTGCGCGGCCTGGTCTCGGCCCTGTAGGCACCGTCGGAGAGGGGGCGCGTGGGCCACGGCCCGCGCGCCCCCTCTGCTGTGGTCACCAGAGAATGCCGGGCTGCGGTATCTCGGTCGCGGCCGCGAAGTACTCGTGCCAGCGTTCCGGGGTCTCCCGGAACGAACCGCCGGTGGACAGCGCGACGTGGACGTCCGCCCGGCCACCGCGGGTGAACGCCGCGACGTCGTCCCGGCCATCGCCGTTGAAGTCGCCGAGCCCCGGCACGGCCTCACGGGTCGCCCACGAGGCCAGCCACGGCGTCGGCCGGCGCTGGAAGGACCGGCCGGTGGAGAGGGCGACGGTGACCTCCGCACTCCGCCCCCTGGCGAACGCGACGGCGTCCGCCCTGCCGTCGCCGTTCACGTCACCGAGCCCCGGCAACGCCTGATCCTCCGCGAACCACCCGCTCCACCACGCCGCCCGGCCGAACGAGCGCCCGGTGGACAGCGCCACTGCCACGTCCGCCGCCCCGTACCGGGTGAACGCCACGACGTCGTCCCGGCCGTCGCCGTTCACGTCCCCCACCACGGGTATCGACGCCCCGGTGGCGAAGTGCCCGTGCCACGGCGTCGCCGCGCCGAACGAGCGCCCGGTGGAGAGTGCCACCGACACCACCGCGTCGTGGCCCCGGCGGAACGCGAGGACGTCGTCCCGGCCGTCGCCGTTCACGTCACCGACCGCGGGGATCTCGACGTTCGGCGCGAACGACGTCGCCCAGACCTGAGGCGGGCCGAAGGACCGCCCGGTGGAGAGCGCGACCGTCACCGTCGGCTTGTTCCCGCGGGCGAACGCTGCGACGTCGCTGCGGCCGTCACCGTCGAAGTCACCGGTGAGCGGCGCCTGGCTCCAGAACGCGAACGTGTCCGACCACAGATCGCCGATGCCGTCGAACCGGGTACCGGTGGAGCGCGCCACATAAACGTCGCCGCCCTCACCGCGGGTGAACGCCACCACGTCGTCCCGGCGGTTGCCGTCGAAGTCGCCTGCCCGCCCGGCGAAGCCGTCGGCCGCGCCCGACAGCGGCTGGTCCGCCGGTACGCCCGGCCGGGACGCGACGTCCGGCGCCGGCCCGACGACGTGCGTCATCACCATCGACGCCCCGAGGACCGCTACGGCCACGCTGCGTGCCTCCACTGAACTGCCCCCTCCGGTTCCCCGCACCCCTTTCGCCCTGAATAGCACCGGTCGGGTCCTCAGCCTCGGCACCTCGCCGACCGCCGTGCTACCTGGGCGGCCTGACCCGTTCGGCCGACGGCGCCGGGGCTACCCGGAGCCTTTCGGCATGGCCTCCAGGTGGGCAACATGTGGAGACATGGTGAGTACGCACGGTCTCGCCGATGCCGGGAGAGATGTCGTCCGACCGTGGGTGCTGGCTGCCTGGGACGGGTTCCTCCTGGTGGCGGACGGTGCCGACCTGCAACGCCCGAGCGGCGCTCCGGGCCAACGCGGTCACGACCTGTGCGTCCAACTCGGACTGTGGACGGAACATCGGGCGGTGCACGATCTCGTCACGTCCGCACGCAGTGGCGGCCAGGGCCCGCCGCCGGACGTCGGGGACGTACGCGACGCGGTGGTGGCGGCGCACCTTCACGCGTCGCGGGACGAGGTCCTCTCGGCGCTACGCCGCCGCCGGGACGCCGTCGCGATCTACTTCACGAACTACGACGAGTCGCTCGACCTGGCGCCGACCGTCTCCTCGTTCGGACGGATTCCGCTGCTCTCGGTGCTGGTCGGCGAGGCCTACCTGCTCGCGGTCACCGCGCTCGACCTGGTGCCGTGCGGTGCGCCCGCACCGTCAGCCGCGCTGCTCAGCGGTGGACTGGCGGCGCTGGCCGAGGTCACCGGCGCGCTCGCCGTC includes these proteins:
- a CDS encoding FG-GAP repeat domain-containing protein, encoding MAVAVLGASMVMTHVVGPAPDVASRPGVPADQPLSGAADGFAGRAGDFDGNRRDDVVAFTRGEGGDVYVARSTGTRFDGIGDLWSDTFAFWSQAPLTGDFDGDGRSDVAAFARGNKPTVTVALSTGRSFGPPQVWATSFAPNVEIPAVGDVNGDGRDDVLAFRRGHDAVVSVALSTGRSFGAATPWHGHFATGASIPVVGDVNGDGRDDVVAFTRYGAADVAVALSTGRSFGRAAWWSGWFAEDQALPGLGDVNGDGRADAVAFARGRSAEVTVALSTGRSFQRRPTPWLASWATREAVPGLGDFNGDGRDDVAAFTRGGRADVHVALSTGGSFRETPERWHEYFAAATEIPQPGILW
- a CDS encoding response regulator codes for the protein MTDGGGATGRSRRVLIVEDQPDLAALFTLQLQALGWRVDQVGTEAEAIQIAATEPPDAIIIDTLIPAADGQPLIDRLRAELAGRPCRLIISTIYEPSDFAGVDVDAVLTLPHHRAALEYALLAS
- a CDS encoding YggT family protein, whose protein sequence is MSAVGALLGLILWLFWIVLIARVILDWSVVLAGPPAWGGFRAKAINVVTRITEPVLAPVRKIVPPLRVGGISIDLAFILVFFAVVILRGLVSAL